A DNA window from Buttiauxella agrestis contains the following coding sequences:
- the yfaU gene encoding 2-keto-3-deoxy-L-rhamnonate aldolase produces MNSLLSNPFKQGILNNEVQIGLWLSSTSSYLAEIAATSGYDWLLIDGEHAPNTVQDLYHQLQAIAAYRSQPVIRPVEGQRSIIKQMLDIGARTLLIPMVDTPEQAREIVSATRYPPLGTRGVGASVARAARWGRVENYMAQANDELCVLIQAESKTALDNLDALLEVDGIDGIFIGPADLSASLGYPDNANHPEVQRIIEQSIRRIRHAGKAAGFLAVNPEMAKKCIEWGANFVAVGVDTMLYTQALDARLALFSQTPVSNGNKNSY; encoded by the coding sequence ATGAATTCGCTGTTATCTAATCCGTTTAAGCAGGGCATTTTGAACAACGAGGTACAAATTGGGCTGTGGTTGAGTAGCACCTCATCCTACCTGGCTGAAATTGCGGCGACATCAGGTTATGACTGGCTTTTGATAGACGGTGAACATGCTCCCAATACCGTGCAGGATCTCTATCATCAGTTGCAGGCCATTGCCGCTTACCGCAGCCAGCCGGTGATCCGTCCCGTTGAAGGACAGCGGAGCATTATTAAGCAGATGTTGGATATTGGCGCCCGCACTCTGCTTATTCCGATGGTGGATACGCCTGAGCAGGCGCGCGAGATTGTCAGCGCCACACGTTACCCACCGCTTGGAACCCGTGGCGTTGGCGCTAGTGTGGCTCGCGCCGCCCGCTGGGGGCGGGTAGAAAACTATATGGCGCAGGCGAACGATGAATTATGCGTGTTAATTCAGGCCGAAAGCAAAACGGCACTGGATAACCTGGACGCTTTACTGGAAGTCGATGGTATCGACGGGATTTTTATCGGTCCGGCAGATTTGTCCGCATCATTGGGTTATCCGGATAACGCCAACCACCCGGAAGTGCAGCGCATCATTGAGCAGAGCATTCGCCGCATTCGTCATGCAGGGAAGGCGGCGGGATTCCTGGCGGTTAACCCGGAAATGGCGAAAAAATGCATCGAGTGGGGCGCTAATTTCGTCGCGGTTGGCGTGGATACCATGCTCTATACACAAGCGCTGGATGCCCGGCTGGCGTTATTCAGCCAGACGCCAGTGAGCAACGGTAATAAAAACAGCTACTAA
- a CDS encoding type II toxin-antitoxin system HipA family toxin has translation MRCPILLTPLVQAKERESGYSTKGLKHLTGSGKVNPQLSFTRNEFIHELPKAQRGMSISGYQPKLQMVVRDGEFAVVEHQGEYILKPSPAEFPHLAENEHATMTLMARLGFDVPPHGLVRFACEDNQATPELAFVIRRFDRDIQTGAAIHQEQLDAAMNVGEKYGKTGSDGKQNVSYQQLAEFLTQHVNSNLAFKIDLFRRIAYAYLLGNNDMHLRNFGLIHPRMGEPTLSPVYDFVSVAPYPAIFSSGFMALPLLSCEEGERELAPGFKTAYGEYLGMDFRELGLAIGLTDKLIVKLLSDLQKESRIVEAVYRDSFMPPEAIDATLRCYHQRLDRLMRLDEAEL, from the coding sequence ATGCGTTGCCCTATTCTTTTGACGCCGCTGGTGCAGGCCAAAGAGCGAGAGTCCGGCTATTCAACCAAAGGGCTGAAGCACCTGACTGGCTCTGGCAAAGTGAACCCGCAGCTAAGTTTTACGCGCAATGAATTTATTCATGAATTGCCCAAAGCCCAGCGCGGGATGAGCATCTCCGGCTATCAGCCTAAATTGCAAATGGTGGTGCGCGACGGTGAATTTGCCGTGGTTGAACACCAGGGCGAATACATCCTAAAACCGTCCCCGGCAGAATTCCCCCATCTGGCGGAAAACGAACACGCCACCATGACGCTTATGGCGCGGCTGGGATTTGACGTGCCGCCTCATGGGCTGGTGAGATTTGCGTGTGAAGACAACCAAGCCACGCCAGAGTTGGCCTTTGTGATCCGCCGCTTTGACAGAGACATTCAAACCGGGGCGGCAATCCACCAGGAACAACTGGATGCGGCGATGAATGTCGGCGAAAAGTACGGAAAAACCGGCAGCGACGGCAAACAGAACGTCAGCTATCAACAATTAGCCGAGTTCCTGACGCAGCATGTGAATAGCAACCTCGCCTTTAAAATCGACCTGTTCCGGCGCATTGCTTACGCGTATCTGCTGGGCAATAACGATATGCACCTGCGCAATTTCGGGCTGATACACCCGCGTATGGGCGAGCCGACGCTATCGCCGGTTTATGATTTTGTCTCGGTTGCGCCCTATCCGGCCATTTTTAGCTCAGGATTTATGGCGCTGCCGTTACTGAGTTGCGAGGAAGGCGAACGCGAGTTAGCGCCCGGTTTTAAAACCGCATACGGCGAATATCTGGGTATGGATTTCCGGGAACTCGGCCTGGCGATAGGATTGACCGACAAACTGATCGTCAAGTTATTAAGTGATTTGCAAAAAGAGAGTCGCATTGTGGAAGCGGTATATCGTGATTCGTTTATGCCGCCCGAGGCGATTGACGCCACGCTGCGTTGTTACCATCAGCGCCTGGACAGGTTGATGCGCCTGGATGAGGCGGAATTGTAG
- a CDS encoding HipA N-terminal domain-containing protein, with product MRRRVEVWLYGEPVGELRQDDNGFAFSYRADYVGPPLSLSLPVRVGHFQSPTLPPFFASLAPEGWLKMRYSQLQQRDEHDLLGMLIDNGKNLIGAVQLVSMQED from the coding sequence ATGCGCCGCCGTGTAGAGGTCTGGTTATACGGTGAACCGGTGGGTGAGCTGCGCCAGGACGACAACGGTTTTGCATTTAGCTATCGCGCAGATTACGTCGGCCCGCCGCTGTCGCTCAGTTTACCGGTGCGTGTGGGTCATTTTCAAAGCCCGACGCTGCCGCCCTTTTTTGCCTCGCTGGCACCGGAAGGCTGGCTGAAAATGCGCTACAGCCAATTACAGCAGCGCGACGAGCATGACCTTCTCGGGATGCTTATCGATAACGGTAAAAACCTGATTGGTGCGGTGCAACTGGTCAGCATGCAAGAGGATTAA
- a CDS encoding helix-turn-helix domain-containing protein: MNYDTTTLADKLHAMGELLNDVKKAVILRAQESDLAVSEHVISESAQLGAQLNQRRKELDIDLATLELQTGVSASTLKRLFKDPEQVKFGTVLRVAEALGVKLCAAV, from the coding sequence ATGAACTACGACACCACTACGCTTGCCGACAAACTGCATGCGATGGGCGAATTATTGAATGACGTTAAAAAAGCGGTGATTCTGCGGGCGCAGGAATCAGACCTGGCCGTAAGCGAACACGTCATTAGCGAATCAGCCCAACTCGGGGCGCAACTCAACCAGCGCCGCAAAGAGCTCGACATCGACCTGGCAACACTTGAGCTGCAAACTGGCGTGTCGGCATCCACGCTCAAACGCCTGTTTAAAGATCCGGAACAGGTCAAATTTGGCACGGTATTACGCGTTGCCGAGGCGCTGGGGGTGAAATTATGCGCCGCCGTGTAG
- a CDS encoding MsnO8 family LLM class oxidoreductase, which translates to MSYRISLLDKIPVAQDDTPAEALKHTLHLAQQAEAWGYHRFWIAEHHNTARLASPSPELLIAWIIGQTNRIRVGSGGVMLQHYSPYKVAENFNLLANLAPGRIDLGVGKAPGGLPLSTKALQRGVQDKSSFADQLAQLDNWLSLPAAQDDEETLRATPVPARSADRFLLGASLESATLAANLNWNFVYAAHLNGDKALMREVLSSWRSRSSLDTIVAVQVIVAADAEKADQLASLVEIWSVELENNQRVSVASEAQAHAFARQAGSAIKKIERREPSLLKGTAETVHAGLAALSKEFAIDEFIIDTPIADPVARLQSLRLLAGVQPAISHLDFAAQHDAW; encoded by the coding sequence ATGTCTTATCGAATCAGTTTGTTGGATAAAATCCCGGTCGCTCAGGATGACACGCCTGCTGAGGCGCTGAAGCACACGTTGCATCTGGCACAACAGGCCGAAGCCTGGGGCTATCACCGCTTCTGGATTGCCGAGCACCATAACACCGCCCGGCTGGCAAGCCCTTCACCGGAGCTGCTTATTGCGTGGATCATCGGGCAAACAAACCGTATTCGTGTCGGTTCCGGCGGGGTGATGTTGCAGCACTACAGCCCATATAAAGTGGCCGAAAACTTCAACTTACTGGCGAACCTGGCACCGGGGCGCATTGATCTCGGTGTTGGTAAAGCGCCTGGCGGTTTACCGCTTTCGACCAAAGCGTTGCAGCGCGGCGTGCAGGATAAATCCTCATTTGCCGATCAACTCGCCCAGCTCGATAACTGGCTTTCTTTACCTGCCGCACAAGATGACGAAGAAACCCTGCGCGCCACGCCGGTTCCCGCTCGTAGCGCCGATCGATTCTTGTTAGGTGCCAGTCTTGAAAGTGCGACGCTTGCCGCAAACCTGAACTGGAATTTTGTCTACGCCGCCCATCTGAATGGGGACAAAGCCCTGATGCGCGAAGTATTGAGTTCATGGCGCAGCCGCAGTTCGCTCGACACGATAGTGGCGGTGCAGGTGATTGTCGCCGCTGACGCTGAAAAAGCTGACCAATTAGCCAGTCTTGTCGAGATCTGGAGTGTTGAACTGGAAAACAACCAGCGCGTCAGTGTGGCCAGTGAAGCGCAGGCCCACGCGTTTGCTCGCCAGGCGGGGAGCGCCATCAAAAAAATCGAACGCCGCGAACCTTCACTGCTAAAAGGCACTGCGGAGACGGTTCACGCCGGGCTTGCGGCATTGAGCAAAGAGTTCGCTATCGACGAATTTATTATTGATACCCCGATTGCCGACCCGGTCGCTCGTCTTCAATCGCTGCGTTTGTTAGCTGGCGTTCAGCCTGCCATATCGCACCTCGATTTTGCTGCCCAGCATGATGCCTGGTAA
- a CDS encoding amidohydrolase has product MTFEQQLIDWRRELHQNPELSGEEVATTARIRHWLESAGIRLLPYSLATGVVAEIGQGEKMIALRADIDALPIQETSGVAFSSHNEGVMHACGHDVHSSVILGAALLLKARESQLAGRVRLLFQPAEENFTGAKALIKAGALENVTAIFGMHNEPGLPVGTFATRGGAFYANVDRFVLRVQGKGAHAARPHQGNDAIVLASQLVIALQTIASRNIDTLDSVVVSVTRIQGGNTWNVLPEHVELEGTVRTHNADVQRHVEKRISEIAAGLASAFGAHIEVEWFNGPITLLNDEQWAAFAMQVAQDFGYQTQTSELHMGGEDFAVYLQNIPGAFVSIGSASAYGLHHSAFNPDEALIEDAARYFATLAEQALLVN; this is encoded by the coding sequence ATGACATTTGAACAGCAGCTTATCGACTGGCGGCGTGAACTCCACCAGAACCCGGAACTGTCGGGGGAAGAGGTGGCAACTACCGCGCGGATACGCCACTGGCTGGAATCTGCTGGCATACGGTTATTGCCTTACTCACTGGCGACCGGCGTGGTGGCAGAAATCGGGCAGGGCGAGAAGATGATCGCGCTGCGTGCGGATATTGACGCGCTGCCGATTCAGGAAACCAGCGGCGTTGCGTTCAGTTCACACAATGAAGGGGTGATGCACGCCTGCGGGCACGACGTTCACAGTAGCGTGATCCTCGGTGCCGCATTGTTATTAAAAGCGCGGGAATCGCAACTGGCCGGGCGCGTGCGCTTGTTATTCCAACCTGCGGAAGAAAACTTTACCGGCGCGAAAGCGTTGATTAAAGCCGGGGCGCTGGAAAACGTGACCGCGATTTTCGGCATGCACAACGAGCCTGGTTTACCGGTAGGCACCTTTGCCACCCGAGGCGGCGCGTTTTATGCCAACGTTGACCGTTTTGTTTTGCGGGTGCAGGGGAAAGGTGCGCACGCTGCCCGTCCACATCAGGGAAATGACGCCATTGTGCTCGCCAGCCAGTTGGTGATTGCCCTGCAAACCATTGCCAGCCGCAATATCGACACGCTGGATTCAGTGGTCGTCAGCGTCACACGCATTCAGGGAGGGAATACCTGGAATGTGTTGCCTGAACACGTCGAACTCGAAGGAACCGTGCGTACCCATAACGCCGATGTTCAACGTCACGTTGAGAAACGAATCAGTGAGATTGCAGCCGGTTTAGCCAGTGCGTTTGGCGCACACATAGAAGTGGAATGGTTTAACGGGCCAATAACATTGCTCAACGATGAACAATGGGCGGCTTTTGCGATGCAGGTCGCACAAGATTTTGGATATCAGACCCAAACCTCTGAACTGCACATGGGCGGCGAGGACTTCGCGGTTTATCTGCAAAACATTCCCGGCGCATTTGTCAGCATTGGCAGCGCCAGCGCATACGGTTTACACCATTCGGCATTTAATCCGGATGAAGCATTAATAGAAGATGCGGCGAGATATTTCGCCACACTTGCTGAACAGGCGCTACTGGTCAATTAA
- a CDS encoding GNAT family N-acetyltransferase has protein sequence MSEQFRDVSPEASELQPIIAGLFGEYEARYGDYFSRDAEVELTEWYLAPQGLFIVLERDGEIIATGAYKPFDKYTAEIKRIWTHPELRQQGLAQRMMRELENRAQLAGYSHLYLTTGFRQPEAVKLYLSLDYQPQFDIYRDREEYSVAPFDGRLRFTKQLTVAQLKTA, from the coding sequence ATGAGTGAACAATTTCGTGATGTTTCCCCGGAAGCATCAGAACTCCAGCCTATTATCGCCGGGCTGTTTGGCGAGTATGAAGCGCGTTATGGGGACTACTTTTCCCGTGATGCGGAAGTGGAATTAACCGAATGGTATCTGGCGCCTCAAGGGTTGTTCATCGTGCTTGAACGTGACGGCGAGATTATCGCTACCGGCGCGTATAAGCCATTCGATAAATATACCGCCGAGATAAAACGTATCTGGACGCATCCCGAATTACGCCAGCAAGGGCTTGCCCAGCGCATGATGCGGGAGCTGGAAAACAGGGCGCAGCTTGCCGGTTACAGCCATCTTTATCTCACCACCGGCTTTCGTCAGCCGGAAGCGGTAAAGCTGTATCTGAGCCTGGATTACCAACCGCAGTTTGATATCTACCGCGACCGCGAAGAATACAGCGTGGCTCCTTTCGACGGGCGCTTACGGTTTACCAAACAGCTCACCGTTGCGCAGCTGAAAACGGCCTGA
- a CDS encoding amino acid ABC transporter permease yields the protein MTTPSNTPSNTPSTIKVVPARYPWRTFGAIVALFVLAIVVQSVAFNPRWEWSVFARWFFDPVILEGLAQTLLLTLIGTALSVVFGGLLALARLSSSWLLNSLAWGYIWLFRSLPLIVVLIILYNFSYLYDTLSIGIPFTQISWGSYQTINVLGQFSTAVVGLTLVQSAYTAEIIRGGFLGVDHGQYEAAAALGLPAWRRTVRIILPQALRTILPSGFNEIISLAKGTAMVYVLAMPELFYTIQMIYNRTQEVIPLLMVGAVWYLVITSVLSLIQHLVERWLARSERRSAINQQSPARLAPRQPVLQTQEAAHAPLP from the coding sequence ATGACTACACCTTCAAATACACCTTCAAATACCCCATCAACTATCAAAGTGGTTCCGGCGCGTTATCCGTGGCGCACTTTCGGGGCGATTGTCGCCCTGTTTGTGCTGGCGATTGTGGTTCAGTCGGTAGCGTTTAACCCGCGCTGGGAGTGGAGCGTGTTTGCCCGCTGGTTCTTTGATCCGGTGATTCTGGAAGGGCTGGCGCAAACATTGCTGCTGACATTGATTGGCACCGCGCTGAGTGTCGTATTTGGGGGATTGCTGGCGCTGGCCAGACTCTCATCGTCATGGCTGTTGAATAGTCTGGCGTGGGGTTATATCTGGCTGTTTCGCTCACTGCCGCTGATTGTGGTGCTGATCATCCTCTATAACTTCTCCTATTTGTACGACACGCTTTCGATTGGTATTCCTTTCACCCAAATCAGTTGGGGAAGCTATCAGACCATTAACGTGCTCGGCCAGTTTTCAACGGCGGTTGTCGGGCTGACGTTAGTGCAAAGCGCGTATACGGCGGAGATTATTCGCGGCGGGTTTCTCGGCGTCGATCACGGGCAATATGAAGCGGCTGCGGCGTTAGGGCTTCCGGCATGGCGACGTACGGTGCGCATTATTCTGCCGCAGGCGTTGCGGACCATTTTGCCTTCCGGCTTCAATGAAATTATCAGCCTCGCGAAAGGGACGGCGATGGTTTATGTGCTGGCGATGCCGGAGTTGTTCTACACCATTCAGATGATTTACAACCGCACCCAGGAAGTGATCCCGCTGCTGATGGTTGGCGCGGTCTGGTATCTGGTTATCACAAGCGTACTGTCGTTGATTCAGCATCTGGTCGAACGCTGGCTGGCTCGCAGTGAACGCCGCTCGGCCATCAATCAACAAAGTCCGGCCCGCCTGGCACCACGCCAGCCCGTACTGCAAACTCAGGAGGCCGCCCATGCTCCACTCCCATAA